A stretch of Corallococcus macrosporus DNA encodes these proteins:
- a CDS encoding alpha/beta fold hydrolase, with protein sequence MDGESTAPFALGRGPDACLLLHGFTGSPWEVRPLGEALAARGMRVVAPRLPGHGTTPEAMLRVDYRDWQACADQALASLSGYRRVFVAGLSMGALLALRLAANQPEAVHALALVAPAIRFRGARMALVRQLCRTPLLEWTTPWVDKGGTDISDPEALAQAPVLPAFPVARLRDLCTLQDLAVVDAARVRCPVLVATAEQDHVVDPEGGRWLARRMTASPAVRLVAYPEGFHIIPRDVCGARLSREVGDFLQPWREDFRSSPEDLAQDAPPP encoded by the coding sequence ATCGACGGGGAGTCCACCGCGCCCTTCGCGCTGGGGCGGGGGCCGGACGCCTGCCTGCTGCTGCATGGCTTCACCGGCAGCCCATGGGAGGTGCGCCCCCTGGGCGAGGCCCTGGCCGCCCGGGGGATGCGCGTCGTGGCGCCCCGGCTTCCGGGCCACGGCACCACGCCGGAGGCGATGCTGCGCGTGGACTACCGCGACTGGCAGGCGTGCGCGGACCAGGCGCTGGCCTCGCTCTCCGGGTACCGCCGCGTGTTCGTCGCCGGACTGTCCATGGGCGCGCTGCTGGCGCTGCGGCTGGCCGCGAACCAACCGGAGGCCGTGCACGCGCTGGCGCTGGTGGCGCCCGCCATCCGCTTCCGGGGCGCGCGCATGGCGCTGGTGCGCCAGCTGTGCCGCACGCCGCTGCTCGAGTGGACGACGCCCTGGGTGGACAAGGGCGGCACGGACATCTCCGACCCGGAGGCCCTGGCGCAGGCGCCGGTGCTGCCCGCGTTCCCGGTGGCCCGGCTGCGCGACCTGTGCACGCTCCAGGACCTGGCGGTGGTGGACGCGGCCCGCGTGCGCTGCCCGGTGCTGGTGGCCACCGCGGAGCAGGACCACGTGGTGGATCCCGAGGGCGGACGCTGGCTCGCGCGGCGGATGACGGCGTCCCCGGCGGTGCGGCTCGTCGCCTATCCGGAGGGCTTCCACATCATCCCGCGCGACGTGTGCGGAGCGCGGCTGTCCCGGGAGGTGGGCGACTTCCTCCAGCCGTGGCGTGAGGACTTCAGGAGCTCGCCGGAGGACCTGGCGCAAGACGCGCCACCGCCGTGA
- a CDS encoding DUF3467 domain-containing protein produces the protein MADTPTKPPEVQLQVQMTEEVSNGQYSNLVLVNHTDSEFVLDFLYVQPQQPLARVRSRIITSPRHAKRLLKALQESVQRYESRYGPVPLDEEEGPRH, from the coding sequence ATGGCGGACACTCCGACGAAGCCTCCCGAAGTGCAGCTCCAGGTGCAGATGACCGAAGAGGTCTCCAACGGTCAGTACAGCAACCTGGTCCTGGTGAACCACACGGACTCGGAGTTCGTCCTGGACTTCCTCTATGTCCAGCCGCAGCAGCCGCTGGCCCGCGTCCGCTCGCGCATCATCACCAGCCCGCGCCACGCGAAGCGCCTGCTGAAGGCGCTCCAGGAGAGCGTGCAGCGCTACGAGTCGCGCTACGGCCCCGTCCCGCTGGACGAGGAAGAAGGCCCCCGGCACTGA